The following coding sequences are from one Pocillopora verrucosa isolate sample1 chromosome 5, ASM3666991v2, whole genome shotgun sequence window:
- the LOC131787760 gene encoding uncharacterized protein F54H12.2-like: MSIKGAEQNSSLDLFRIPPTDLSTVKYRYVKIPPQTSSIAPIQVYVERQSDLIDLSRIFVQLDLGFKTTENASLTARANNVGVMTSPANNIAHTLFKQINFRANGTLLTEQVDMYHLKAFIQTILNNDRNDGETILEPAGWRNEIDSPVTYTAANVKMDDDAYTALSINHQESIKRQRADATEYYAGGKRRILRMKPFIDAFRQGKWIVPKTLLELEFYLNPAALFMNGEANPPSEEVRVNPEDIKLTFFLCLVSLNPAVYMSMMSMMTKTPTKYPMIRTEMRQFPLDNGATSKEINNPFNGKVPQRVIIGILKTTAFNGQYNEDPLAFGKIGVEYIKQIVNGEEYPYETLELNTANGQKDLVGYHRFLDATGCLYRNAGNMVRFKDWGHGKNCTLFAFSNVANGRHDDPVLLPKNEGFINIHIKCAGQASQKTVIIYAEYEGIMEIDGIKGATTMEVH, translated from the coding sequence ATGTCTATCAAAGGGGCAGAGCAGAATTCAAGTCTAGATCTCTTTAGAATACCACCTACAGATCTTTCTACGGTAAAGTACCGATATGTCAAAATACCACCTCAGACATCTAGTATTGCTCCTATCCAAGTGTACGTGGAACGACAATCAGATCTCATCGATCTTTCGAGAATTTTTGTCCAACTGGATTTGGGTttcaaaaccacagaaaatgcCAGTCTCACAGCACGCGCAAACAATGTGGGTGTGATGACTTCACCAGCCAACAATATTGCACACACTCTCTTCAAGCAAATCAATTTCAGAGCCAATGGTACCTTACTCACCGAACAAGTAGACATGTACCATCTTAAAGCTTTCATACAGACGATCCTTAATAATGACAGGAATGATGGAGAGACGATACTCGAACCAGCTGGATGGCGGAACGAAATTGATTCTCCTGTAACCTACACCGCTGCAAATGTCAAGATGGATGATGACGCGTATACAGCTCTTTCCATAAATCATCAAGAAAGCATCAAGAGACAGAGAGCAGATGCAACAGAATACTATGCAGGAGGAAAGAGGAGAATCTTGAGAATGAAACCGTTTATAGACGCGTTTCGCCAAGGAAAATGGATCGTCCCCAAAACTCTTTTGGAATTGGAATTTTATCTGAATCCAGCAGCCTTATTCATGAATGGAGAAGCCAATCCACCCAGTGAGGAAGTCCGAGTCAACCCAGAGGATATTAAACTTACCTTCTTTCTATGTCTGGTGTCCCTAAACCCAGCCGTCTACATGAGCATGATGAGTATGATGACCAAAACCCCAACCAAGTATCCCATGATCCGTACCGAGATGAGACAGTTTCCCCTAGACAATGGGGCCACTTCTAAAGAAATCAACAACCCATTCAATGGAAAGGTGCCCCAAAGAGTCATCATTGGTATTCTGAAAACTACTGCATTCAATGGTCAATACAACGAAGACCCCTTGGCCTTTGGAAAAATTGGGGTGGAATACATCAAACAAATTGTGAATGGAGAAGAATACCCATACGAGACTTTGGAACTCAACACGGCTAATGGTCAAAAAGACTTGGTGGGTTATCACCGATTTCTGGATGCTACTGGCTGTCTGTACAGAAATGCAGGAAACATGGTGCGATTCAAAGACTGGGGTCATGGAAAAAATTGCACGCTGTTTGCGTTTTCCAATGTGGCCAATGGAAGACACGATGACCCGGTTCTTCTACCTAAAAATGAAGGCTTCATCAACATTCACATTAAGTGTGCAGGGCAAGCAAGTCAGAAAACGGTGATCATTTATGCTGAATATGAAGGCATTATGGAAATTGATGGCATTAAAGGAGCTACCACGATGGAAGTGCATTAG
- the LOC136280795 gene encoding G-protein-signaling modulator 2-like: MDSIKEPISAIYIGIVVAEFLSKTGPVLQAIEIYKECLIILNSQGQAIDNSLANVTFRVIYMKIISAYVYIKDYTSTEKYLRKLLLYIDSNDPIEEGWLHLNLADILHAQSKFTEASEFYESAIKVMKMMGNTHGQALCYAKLGVMFQSLGQYYKAREYQEKALAIKKEIGGRDEEAAIYGNLGTVFHSLGQYNKAQEYQEKALAIKTEVGVRDGEATATKT, translated from the coding sequence ATGGACAGCATAAAAGAACCTATATCGGCTATCTACATTGGTATAGTAGTCGCCGAGTTCCTTAGCAAAACTGGTCCTGTGTTGCAAGCCATCGAGATATACAAGGAATGTTTGATCATATTAAACAGTCAGGGGCAGGCTATAGATAATTCTTTGGCAAACGTTACGTTCCGAGTCATCTACATGAAAATAATCAGTGCTTACGTTTATATAAAGGATTACACAAGTACAGAAAAATACCTCAGGAAACTCCTCCTATACATAGACTCAAATGACCCCATTGAAGAAGGATGGCTACATTTAAACCTGGCAGACATACTTCACGCACAAAGTAAATTTACGGAGGCCTCGGAATTTTACGAATCAGCAATCAAAGTCATGAAAATGATGGGTAACACACATGGCCAGGCACTATGTTACGCAAAGCTGGGAGTAATGTTCCAATCGCTTGGTCAATATtacaaggcccgagaatatcaggagaaagcactcgctatcaaaaaagaaattggtgGCAGGGATGAAGAGGCAGCAATCTACGGGAACCTTGGAACCGTGTTCCATTCACTCGGTCAATATAACAAGGCCcaagaatatcaggagaaagcactcgctatcaaaacAGAAGTTGGTGtcagggatggagaagcaacagcTACCAAAACCTAG
- the LOC131787759 gene encoding uncharacterized protein: MQRHGIEFFKGVPTHDDLTTWFGDKRGGILVLDDLMSEGGDDREILNLFTQYSHHMNVTVCYLCQDMFPQGKYSKTISRNAQYIIAFKNPRDKVALRTLLLQIYPTKWLPVMGIYNACTDRPYGYLLFDVHPASRDSTRLLSHLLRHEGCVRCYREK; the protein is encoded by the coding sequence ATGCAACGCCATGgcatagaattttttaaaggagtGCCTACCCACGACGATTTAACAACATGGTTTGGAGATAAACGAGGGGGTATTCTTGTCTTGGATGATCTCATGTCGGAGGGAGGAGATGACAGAGAAATACTTAATCTTTTCACACAATATTCTCACCACATGAATGTCACCGTGTGTTATCTCTGCCAAGACATGTTCCCTCAAGGAAAATATTCCAAGACCATCTCTAGGAATGCGCAATACATTATTGCCTTTAAAAATCCTAGAGATAAAGTGGCGTTGCGCACCTTACTGCTACAGATATACCCGACCAAGTGGCTACCTGTCATGGGTATATATAATGCATGTACGGACAGACCCTatggttatttgttatttgacgtACACCCTGCGAGTAGAGATTCTACGAGACTTTTAAGTCACTTGTTACGACACGAAGGGTGTGTACGCTGTTacagagagaaataa
- the LOC136280796 gene encoding G-protein-signaling modulator 1-like: MTKRAREYQEKALAIPTEIGNRDAEAAGYGSLGTVSNNSVNMTRLENIRRKHSPQCEKAREYQEKALAITTEIGDRDAEAAGYGSLGTVFQSLGQYDKAREYQENALAIKKEIGDRDGEEKSYGDLGTLFQSLGQYGKAREYQEKSLAIRIEIGDRDGEATSYRSLGTMFQSLGQHDKARENQEKALAIRTEIGDREGEAISYQNRGIVFQSLGHYDKAREYQEKALVITIEIGDRDAEAAGYESLGTVLQSLGQYDKAREYQEKALAIQKEIGDRDGEATSYGDLGT; encoded by the exons atgacaaaaAGGGCCCGAGAgtatcaggagaaagcactcgctatccCAACAGAAATTGGTAAcagggatgcagaagcagcaGGCTACGGATCTCTAGGAACGGTTTCCAATaactcggtcaatatgacaaggctcgagaatatcaggagaaagcactcgcc TCAATGTgaaaaggcccgagaatatcaggagaaagcactcgctatcacaacagaaattggtgacagggatgcagaagcagcgGGCTACGGATCTCTAGGAACGGttttccaatcactcggtcaatatgacaaggcccgagaatatcaggagaacGCACTCGccatcaaaaaagaaattggtgaTAGGGATGGAGAAGAAAAAAGCTATGGAGACCTAGGAACTTtattccaatcactcggtcaatatggcaaggcccgagaatatcaggagaaatcACTCGCCATCAGAATAGAgattggtgacagggatggagaagcaacaagctacagAAGCTTAGGGACTATgtttcaatcactcggtcaacatgacaaggcccgagaaaatcaggagaaagcacttgctatcaggacagaaattggtgacagggaagGAGAAGCAATAAGCTACCAAAACCGAGGAATTGTGTTTCAGTCACTCGGTCATTACGACAAGGCacgagaatatcaggagaaagcacttgttatcacaatagaaattggtgacagggatgcagaagcagcaGGTTACGAATCACTAGGAACTGTGTTacaatcactcggtcaatatgacaaggcccgggaatatcaggagaaagcactcgcaatccaaaaagaaattggtgacagggatggagaagcaacaagctatggAGACCTAGGAACTTAG
- the LOC131787758 gene encoding uncharacterized protein → MANKLNSGESFKSSSKFTADLTFIRMPKGGKSGRQKALLGKRSMAEVLKKKHSVIQITNSNEMCCARAICVAKAWIHKDEGNRQKIVYENAKKCDTVRSRMAHQLHEDAGVPLGACGHQELKKFQDFLAPDYQLKVMATSYPYMMVFVGPEAPHIIRLLLQQHDDSETGHYDTCTSYAGFLERSYFCDQCNKGFDHNDFRHHPCEGRRCHACKQVECGAKPDYALREVPCSSCCRKFYSQTCYDMHKEKKICDSLVQCPICRKEFQTSASKEPHQCYFDKCSVCHEYVKLTEHKCFIQPVATKEDQRKKKTKATLKRHRKKNPLASVYEEPPIFVYADFESMIAEDNTHIPVLVCALTSEDDTFETYYGENCTADFLNFLTQLTEDEYGDPREVICIFHNLKGYDSMFLQHQLVKEERKIEDIIAIGTKWLSFKVGQITFKDSFSFLPMSLSAFTSTFGLTELKKGFFPHLFHTPDHQDYVGALPAASCYDPESMSNSKKKEFQVWYEEQVKKQHPFDLKQELIAYCQSDVALLKAGCLKFVNEFQSTSGFDPMEKCATIASACNRYWRKKHLSKDTVAVEPVRGWRGAQVNQSEVALEWLMWQEHQLESDSPRIQHVRNGGEKLIPAGPEAYHVDGFDSHTNTVYEFHGCLFHGCRRCHKDRKKMAFSSGSYTMEALCQQTEDKCQTLRQMGYKVVQIWECQWKEQKKASKEIQDFLKEINLVPQLNPRDAFFGGRTGAASLYYKANTDEGEQIRYVDVTSEYPYVKKYGTYPIGHPEIFLEPDDQDPASYFGILTVDILPPYNLYNPLLPLRHGKKLTFPLCRKCVENESAKPMLGRNYYCSHGVEDRMLTGTWCTPEIMKAVEKGYQVLRIHEAWHFPPDQRKQGLFAPYVDTWLKIKQESSGYPSWAQTDAQKEDYVKNYKAREGIDLDPQHIKKNPGRKATAKLMLNSFWGKFGEQMNKMKTKQITEPHELIDHLNDTTIEISDVRILSADVIELAYKKIE, encoded by the coding sequence ATGGCTAATAAATTGAATTCAGGAGAATCGTTTAAATCCTCTTCTAAGTTTACCGCCGACCTTACCTTTATTCGAATGCCTAAAGGTGGTAAAAGTGGTAGACAAAAAGCTCTATTGGGAAAGCGATCCATGgcagaagttttgaaaaagaaacattccgtgattcaaattacaaattcaaACGAAATGTGTTGTGCAAGAGCCATTTGTGTCGCAAAAGCATGGATCCATAAAGATGAGGGGAATCGACAGAAAATTGTTTACgagaatgcaaaaaaatgtgACACTGTTCGATCACGAATGGCCCATCAACTCCATGAAGATGCGGGCGTACCTTTGGGGGCATGCGGGCAccaagaattgaaaaaatttcaagacttcCTAGCACCAGACTACCAATTGAAAGTCATGGCAACTTCCTACCCCTACATGATGGTATTTGTAGGCCCAGAAGCACCGCATATTATCCGCCTCTTGCTCCAGCAACACGATGACTCTGAGACTGGTCACTATGACACTTGCACATCTTACGCTGGTTTTCTAGAACGATCCTATTTTTGCGATCAGTGCAACAAGGGATTTGATCATAATGACTTCAGACATCATCCATGTGAGGGTCGAAGATGTCATGCATGCAAACAAGTAGAATGTGGCGCAAAACCTGATTATGCCTTGCGTGAAGTACCCTGTTCTTCTTGTTGCCGAAAGTTTTACAGTCAGACGTGTTATGACATgcataaagagaaaaagatctgCGACAGCCTTGTTCAATGCCCTATATGTCGTAAGGAGTTTCAAACCTCAGCGTCAAAAGAACCTCACCAATGCTACTTTGACAAATGCTCCGTATGCCATGAATATGTAAAACTTACAGAACACAAATGCTTTATTCAACCTGTGGCAACCAAAGaagatcaaagaaagaaaaaaaccaaagcaaccctGAAAcgccatagaaaaaaaaatcccttggCCTCGGTGTATGAAGAACCTCCCATCTTCGTCTATGCTGATTTTGAATCTATGATAGCGGAAGATAACACACACATCCCCGTATTGGTCTGCGCCCTCACCTCTGAAGATGATACCTTCGAAACCTACTACGGGGAGAATTGCACGGCCGACTTTCTGAACTTTCTCACCCAGCTCACCGAGGACGAATATGGCGACCCACGCGAGGTGATATGCATTTTCCATAATTTAAAGGGGTACGATTCTATGTTTCTACAGCATCAGTTGgtaaaggaagaaagaaagatcGAGGACATCATCGCCATAGGCACTAAATGGTTATCCTTCAAAGTGGGTCAAATCACATTCAAAGATTCGTTCAGCTTCCTCCCAATGTCACTCTCAGCCTTTACCAGTACCTTTGGTCTCACGGAACTCAAGAAAGGTTTCTTTCCTCACCTGTTCCACACACCTGACCATCAAGATTATGTGGGAGCCCTGCCAGCAGCCTCCTGTTACGACCCAGAAAGTATGTccaattctaaaaaaaaagaatttcaagtcTGGTATGAAGAGCAAGTGAAAAAGCAACACCCATTTGATCTCAAGCAAGAACTCATAGCCTACTGCCAATCAGATGTCGCCCTTCTTAAAGCCGGCTGTCTTAAATTTGTGAATGAATTCCAGTCCACGTCTGGGTTTGATCCGATGGAAAAATGTGCCACGATTGCGTCAGCATGCAACAGATATTGGCgtaaaaaacatctttccaaGGATACTGTGGCCGTTGAACCTGTAAGAGGATGGCGTGGGGCACAAGTCAATCAATCAGAAGTTGCACTAGAATGGTTGATGTGGCAGGAACATCAGCTTGAATCAGACAGCCCACGTATCCAACATGTTCGTAATGGTGGGGAGAAGTTGATACCCGCAGGGCCCGAGGCATACCATGTCGATGGTTTTGATAGCCACACAAACACTGTGTATGAATTTCATGGCTGTTTGTTTCACGGGTGCAGACGTTGTCATAAAGACCGCAAGAAAATGGCGTTTTCATCAGGCAGCTACACGATGGAAGCCTTGTGTCAGCAGACAGAAGACAAATGTCAGACACTCCGACAGATGGGGTATAAAGTGGTTCAAATCTGGGAATGTCAATGGAAGGAGCAGAAAAAGGCCTCAAAGGAAATTCAAGATTTTCTCAAGGAAATCAATCTTGTACCACAGCTTAATCCGAGAGATGCGTTCTTTGGAGGTCGAACTGGGGCGGCGTCGCTTTATTACAAGGCCAACACAGATGAAGGCGAGCAAATCAGATACGTCGACGTCACCTCAGAATATCCCTATGTAAAAAAATATGGCACCTACCCCATAGGTCACCCCGAAATATTTTTGGAACCAGACGACCAAGATCCAGCCTCCTACTTCGGTATATTGACAGTGGACATTTTACCGCCTTATAATTTATACAATCCCTTATTGCCTCTTCGACATggaaaaaaactgacgtttccaTTATGTCGAAAATGCGTGGAAAATGAAAGTGCCAAACCGATGTTGGGAAGAAATTATTATTGTAGTCATGGTGTGGAGGATCGCATGCTCACCGGTACTTGGTGTACACCCGAAATCATGAAAGCTGTCGAAAAAGGGTATCAGGTTCTTCGCATACACGAAGCATGGCATTTCCCACCAGACCAAAGAAAACAAGGTCTGTTTGCCCCGTACGTAGACACCTGGTTGAAGATAAAACAAGAAAGTAGTGGTTACCCCAGCTGGGCACAAACGGACGCGCAAAAAGAAGATTATGTTAAAAATTACAAGGCAAGAGAAGGGATAGACTTAGACCCCCAGCACATCAAGAAAAATCCAGGAAGAAAGGCCACTGCCAAACTGATGCTGAACTCCTTTTGGGGTAAGTTTGGCGAACAAATGAACAAGATGAAAACGAAGCAAATCACAGAACCACACGAGCTGATTGATCATTTAAATGACACAACGATTGAAATATCAGACGTACGCATTTTGAGTGCTGATGTGATTGAATTGGCGTATAAGAAGATAGAATAG